GCTAGGACAGTGGACTTCGCAGTCACCTGGGAGTTCCCATGTGGGCCTGAGCCAGCTCCAGCTCCTTGTCTGTGAGGTGGGGATGGCAGCAGCCACCTCCTGGGTGTCACCGAGATAGTGAATGTACAGAAGCCAGCGGGATCCTGGTGTGCGCAGGGCACACAGGATGGGTTAGCagccactttcttctttttaaaattttttaaaagaatttgtgtatttatttttaaagagggatgaagggaaggagaaagagggagagaagcatcaatgtgtgattgcctctcaaatgccccccactagggacctggcctgcaacccaggcatgtgccctgactgggaattgaaccagtgaccatttggttggcagcccatgctcagtccactgagctacatcaaccagggtcttttaaatttttttaatttgcttattggttttggagagagagaaagggagggagagagagggagacacatcGATTTTTGCTGTTCTACTTGTCAATGCATCATCGGTTGATTCTCATGTGCACTGTGACcgggtatcaaacctgcaaccttggcgtactgggtgatgctctaaccaactgagctacctggccagggcagcagccactttcttttctttttcttttactataaaccatttatttatttatttaatcatttatttttctttgtttttaattgactttattggggtgacattgcttaataaaatcaCAGGTTTCAGGAGTGCAGTTCTACAGCACATCATCTGTTACGTGTGCTGTGTGTTCACcgcccaggtcaagtctcctccTGTCACTGTTtaccctctccttcctgtccctgtcccccgAAGCCACTGtcttccaccccaccctcacttctcacacacactcccctccctcctctgtcccctggtCTGAGTCCCTGTCACTTCACTTGACCAGTAGCTCTGGCCCATGGGCAGCAAATCTCATGACCCAGAGCCCCAGTTGCTTGGGGTCTCCCCTGCCCACACCACAGACCCTGGCCAGTGCCTGTATGGggtcttttcctttcattcacGTAGACTTGTGGCCCTCGGCTTGCTTACAGAACACCCTGCCATCGCTTCTCGGCTTTGTGGCTCAGGCCAAGTGTACAGAACAGCCCgccagggcctggagctgggTGGTGGCTCCCCTCTCAGTGACTTTCTGATAAATGGCCAACATTTCCCAGGAACTAATTGGATCAGACCTAGCTCTTGAGGTGTTCCTTGTCCCTATAGCTAAGGGGTAATTGGACACCTCCAGTCActccttcaacaaatggtttttgAGCTACGGTGTGCCAGGTGATCAGGACAGACGCAGACTCTGGTGCCGAGTACAGGCCACTACAGAGCAGTGTGACATCACCGGGCTTCCCAGCCAGCGggccaggggtggaggtggggtgaggtggCTCAGGGCTGACTTGTCCAGGCAGGTGACAGGCAAGGCCTCGAGGCTGAGTAGTGACTGCTGGGGCAAGAGCAGCAAAGCTGTGTGGCAGGCCCCCCCTATACCCCGAGAAAGTGGAACTGGAGGCTGAACTCCAGGAGGGATGAACCATGGAGCCCTGAGAGGGAAGGCTGGAGAGGCCTTGGCAGGGACTCGTCCCAGAGGCTGTGATCCAGATCAGCGGCTTGCTCTTACCATCTGCTTTCTGGACCAGCAACAGCAGCACGGGCTGGgaatttattagaaatgcaaacactcaggccccatcccagacctGGGAGTGGAGCCCAGAACTCTGTCTTAACAAGTCCTCCACGCGGCTCTGTCGCTCACTCCAGTTCTAGAAGCTCCCGCTGACCTGAGATAGagagctgggctgggccctgaGGCAGTGGGGAGTCGCTGGGGGGTTCAGGCCAGAGGGGCCCCGGGGAAAATGGGCAATGTGGAGAGTGGGTGGAACCCAGCAGGAACCCAGCACAGAAGTAGAGAGAGTGGTGGTGGCCATGGTAATAGGGGCACAGGTGAGATGTGCAGGTTGCCAGCCAAGGCAGTGGCAGGGGGACCAAAGGAAGTGGTTAGATGAAGGCACGCTGCACTGAGCAGAGAGACGGGATTTGATTGATGGGGTCACTGGTGGGTCCTTTGCTGAGATAAAGGACCCAGTAGCAGATCTTTGGGGCCTGAGGTTGGGGAACTGGGGTTCTTCACGTGGAGAGGCAATGTGGCAGGTGCCTGCAGGAGTGCACCAGGCCCAGAAAGAGAGATCTAGGTGACCCTGGGTGTCATTTCACCTCCTGGAGCCAAGcattctctgtgaaatgggacaaACACTGACGGTCCTCAGGATGCCTGCAGGATGACCTGCAGTGCTCAGCCCTGGGGTAGGGAGCACCTTGGGCACCCACATACCTCTGCATCCCCAGCTCAGAAGCCTCCAGAAGCACTCTTGTTTGTTGAGCCTCTCCAAGCCTTTTGCACAGATTAGCTCAATATCCACCATGGTCATTGAAGGGGGACTGAGGCAACATAGAGTTTAAGAAACCTACTGCCCTGGGCCTTGCTTTCATCCCCTGCTGTGCTGCCAAGGAGTACGTGGCCTTAGAAAATGGTACAAAGCAATATGCTCACAAACTCTACAGACATGTCAAGATGGAATCCTAAAACACATTCAAATAACCTGGGAGAAGgtaagaaaagaaagggggaacaaacagaaaacaacataaGACGGCAGACTTAAGGAGGAGTCCATCTGCGGGCACCACACCTGGCACGGCTGGAGGCAGACACGGGGCAGGTGGTCACCGTGAACagtcaggaggggctggggaaggtgaGAGGCTGTGGACAGGAGGCTATAGCAGGGGTTGCCAAAGCATGACAGCGGCCCAAGGAGCAAAGGGATGCTGCTTGGGGAGCCCTTGAGCAGCTTGGCCTGGTCAGGGAGCCAATGTGGCAGGGTCTGGACAAACGTCCTGATGGGGGCGGATAGCGCGCCTGCTGTGGGTTAGATGGGATGGACGGCTTGACTCCAGTGCGGCCAGAtgctgggcaggaggcaggcctCGGGCAGGGCCCCGCCCATTCAGACTGGGTGTTGGCGCCAGTGTGGGGTCTGGGGGCCAGCTCAGCTGCAAGACATCTCTTCTCCGACACAGAGTGACCTAGTGGGTAAAATGCAGCAGTAGTTCCTGCCTCCTGGCTGAGGGGCCCCAGTGGCATTCAGCTGGTCTTGGGTGTGGCCTGACACAGCCTAATGCCCAGCCAGCTGCACTGGGCCCCTAAGGGCACAGTCAGCCTCTGTCCTTTATTCCTAGTTAACAGGGGGCTGCCACCCCATGTTTCCTCCACCTGTAGCCTGTTCCCACTCTGGAGCTGGTGGCCAGAAGGGCCAGGGCATTAGTGGGAAGGAACAGGAAGGCATGCTTCGGCTACAAGCTGGCCAGTTTGCCTACTGTCCCTCGGCTCACATGCACCAGGCTTTTCATGTACAGCTCAGCTGTCAGGTAGGGGAAGGGGTTTTGATGGGCTCTGGATGCAGACTCAGGCTAAATTGTAGCCCACCCCCCtttactaactgtgtgacctggggcaaattAATTTCCTTCTCTGAGCTGGTCTTCTCATGTATCAGAGGGACCCCTCAGTGAGAAAGTGGTGTGGATGATCACACAAGATTCTATTTGGCAAGGGCCTAGGACAAGGTCCTCAGCAggtatgtctatttcttcttcagcCAAACATCACTTCCAGCCCCAGAAGCGCCTTTTTCTGACCCAGAGTTGTTCTTGCTTTGCAGGCCAAGGAGCCTCCTAGTTAGTGCCAACTTCCTCAGAGCATTCCTGAAAATTCCTGTGGGCTCAGGATGAGGAGAGCAACAGATTTAATTAACTCCCAGTGACTGGCAGCATGGAGTTTTTATCCGGGCTGTGTCACCATGGCAGCCTCAGGCAGGGTTGTacagggggtgggtggagctATTGTTCCTGCCATTGTCTGTTCTGGTTCCCCCGCCCAGGAGAAAGGGACTGGCACAGGCACCAACTGACACATGGCACAAGGCAGCTGTGGAGTTAGACAGGAGCCATCTGGGGTGGCTTGTGGCCTGGCTCCCCCTGAGCTTGGGGGCTCCGGCCCACCGTGGCCCCCAGAGCTGAAAGTGTGTACATTGGACACACTGAGGATAGGGGTGTCCATGGAACTCCTGGAAGAGGCCCACAAAGTAGCTCAGGCacagccctctccctccaccccctggggCTGGGTTTTGTGGCCAGGCTTGGATTGAAACTACAGCATCCGCCACCTGCCATCTACACAGCTAATTGCTCCACCCcctccttctctgtaaaataggaataattccAGTTACCCTAAAGGGTTGCATATGAAAACCCCTGGGTACAAGGCATTCAGGAAGGGCTCATTTCTGTTCTGTGGGGGTGGTGAACAGTCGCCTGCCACCTGTCACTCCACAGTCAGGGTTCCCTCCTACATTCCTCTTAGGATGCCAGGCTCCCCTCTCAATCCTGTCTGTGGAGGGGAGTCAGAACGATAAGTGCCCATCTGGAGTGATGTGGGGCCAGGTGGTTCCAAAGACGAGCTACTTTTCCTCCCCTCTgtagaaagggaaaagaattgaGGGGAAGCGACCCGACTTCCTGGAGCTAGAAGGGTAGGGCAAAGCACAGCTACTGGGGGTAggaggagaggaaatggggaTCAGGCAGGCGGGTGGAGGCGCCTGGAGGAGAGGGAACAGCCCACGCTGGGTTGATGGGCAGGTGGAGTGCCGTAGCAGCGGGAatcactacccccccccccccccgaccccgctACAAGAGTGGTGACAACTGGGAGGCCGCGGTGCAGGCTGGGCTATTCCAGGCTTTGTtgggcagccagggtgagagCGGGTACAAAACCAAGAGGGCCAGGGGCTGCTAAACACACGGGTAGGGCTGAAGCTGGGCTCCGGTGGCTGCTTGCAGGGCTGTAGGTGAGCCACCCTTTCCCCGCAGCCAAGCAACCGCACCGAGGCTTCTCTTCAACGTTCTGGCGGGGGTCCACCAGCGGGCCATGAAACCCTCTCGGAGCTGTGTCCTGGAGATGCGGGTAGCCAATCTCCCTTACTCAGAGGCTGAATCTGGCCTTCTCGCGCCCCCTGCCGGCCGGCCTGGAATTCCCTCGGCTCCCCGGCCTTGGCTGAATCTCAGATTCGGGAAAACCCAACCGGGGAAACCTCGGGGTGTGACGTCACCATCTTCCGTGACGTCACTGGGGCCCCGGTGAGTGCGGGGGTTCCAGCAGAGGAGGCTTTCCCGGGGCTGCGCAGGGCACAGGAGTGGGCAGGGAAGTCGTCTGAACTGCAGCGCACCTTCACCGCGCCCTGTGTCTGTCCCATAGGTCCTGCGCGGTCCCGGGTGAGGCCCGCCCGCGCGCCCGCCGGCGCCATGGAAAAGAGCGGGCACCGTTGCTGTTGCTGTCCCCCGCCGGTGCGCGCACGACTTGAGCCCCGCAGCGGGCAGCCCCCGGCCGCAGGTCCCCAAGTGATGTTGGCGGTGCCTGGGAGCGTGGCGCGGGCCTGGGGCCACGTGGAGGAGCCCAGTGTCCAGTGAAGCAGCCGAGGACCCGCCGCCCGCGCCGCCGCCATGGTTATGTCCCAGGGTACCTACACGTTCCTAACGTGCTTCGCTGGTTTCTGGCTCATCTGGGGGCTCATCGTCTTACTGTGCTGCTTCTGCAGCTTCCTGCGCCGCCGCCTCAAACGGCGCCAGGAGGAGCGACTCCGTGAGCAGAATCTACGCGCCCTGGAGCTGGAGCCCCTCGAGCTCGAGGGCAGCCTGGCTGGAAGCCCCCCAGGCCTCGCGCCGCCGCCACCACCTCACCGCGGCCGCCTTGAAGCGCCAGCGCACGCGCACCAGCATGTGCACGTGCACCCGATGCTGCATCACGGGCCCGCGCAGCCACACCCGCATCCCCACGCACACCATCACGCGCTGCCGCACCCGCCGCCGCCGCACCTCTCCGTGCCGCCGCGTCCCTGGAGCTACCCGCGCCAAGGTAAGTGCCGACTTACGTTGGAGGCtaccggggtgggcggggcctcggccGCCGGCGGGCTCGTCACTGACGCACCCGCCGGTTTCCCCGGGGCAAACTCCTCCAACCTCGGAAGGAGCAGGCTGGGCCTGCCTTTGGCGGCTGGCCAAAGTTTCTGCGGGATTCTGGGATGGGTGGCCTCACGCTTTCGGACCGTTTCCCGCCCTGCAGCGGAATCGGACATGTCCAAGCCACCCTGCTACGAAGAGGCAGTGCTGATGGCTGAGCCGCCACCGCCCTACAGCGAGGTGCTCACGGACACGCGCGGCCTCTATCGCAAGATCGTCACGCCCTTTCTGAGCCGCCGCGACAGCGCGGAGAAACAGGAGCAGCCGCCGCCCAGCTATAAGCCGCTCTACCTGGACCGAGGCTACACGTCGGCGCTGCACCTGCCCAGCGCCCCGCGGCCCGCAGCGCCCTGCCCTGCACTCTGCCTGCAGGCGGACCGCGGCCGCCGGGTCTTCCCCAGCTGGACCGACTCGGAGCTCAGCAGCCGCGAGCCGCTGGAACACGGGGCTTGGCGCCTGCCGGTCTCCATCCCCTTGTTCGGGAGGACTACAGCCGTATAGAGGGGCACCCGGCGACTCGGGCCCCACTAGCGGACTCCTGGCCTGACTGCGGGGCCTTTTAAATGCTTCCCTTGGACTgcgggggggtggagggtgggagggattTCTTACCCCGTTTGTTACACTTTGAGGATAATAAAGGTGTGTGATTCGGTTTGGTAACAAGTGGAGGGGATACCCACTACTGTGCCCAAGCTTGTGGTCACCAGGGGTGCCTGGGCCTTGACAAGCGAAACCTGAACGCACTTTTCAGCTGCTAAGTGGCTGGAGGATGCGGAACTAAACCTGAAGTCAGCCTGCTTCTAACTAcaccccaccttccctgcccATGAGATCACGGTGAGAGCGCCCCTGTGGCCTTGGAGGTCGGAATAAATGCGGGGGGCAGGGCCCCACCCGCGGCCCGCCCCAGATCCACCCCAGGAGGCCCAAAGGGATCTGGATTTCTTTATTAACAGACATGAGCACGACCCGTTACAGAAGTTTGTGCTTTCCAAAAAACAGTTACTGAATGTGAAAAAGGAACCCAAGCAAATAGGGAAGAGTTGGGGAGGGGCCACCAAGCCCCGGGGCCCCACCCAAAGCCCTGACCTGAATGACGCCTAAGGCCTCCAGCCTGGGACCCGCCcagcaggagggggcaggaaagGGATGGGAAGCTGAGGGGCCCCAGCTGGGCCTGCTACTTTCTTTGGGCCAGGTAAAGagaagggcggggagggggtccCAGGGAGCCAGAGCCGGCGAGCCATTTATTGCCATGTTTTCAAATTCGTGCAAAATATCTGAAGCCCTGGACAGAGAATACAAAGTGATATTTTTCCAAGAAACATAAAACTAGGAAAAGAGGTGGGGGGGCATTTTCCCACCGAAGCTCCCCCCTTGCCAGGCCCCAAGCAGGGTGAGGCCTCCACCCCGGCCAGCTGAGTGAGCAGGGAGGACTAAGCGCTACAATCTGGACCGGGCAGAGAGGGGGGTGGAATATGCAACAGCATTTCAACTACCAACGGGAGGAAAACCAGTCAACTGTACAAGTCTCCtatcaactttaaaaaaacaaaaacaaaaacaaaaacaaagaaaagctgtAAAAGTCAGGCCCTGTGGGTGGGGAAGCGGCCAAGTCCCCGGCCAGGGCCGGAATCCAGAGTGGGTGCCAGGCGGAGCTGCTTCGAGTGCAGGCGCGGCGGGCCGTTTGGCCAGAGGCCGGAGCAGGTGGGTGGCCTTGGCAAGGGCAGCCTGAGGGCGGGCGCCACTGCTAATCACCACCCTCGAAGCCCTCCTCTTCTTCCGGGACTGGGTCTGCATCCCAGCAGGTGATGTCGATTTCTATGGTGTTGGAAAGGGAGGGGAGTTAAGAAGATGGCTGGCAGATCCAAGGCTGTGTCCCCCAACCCGAGAACTGTGCCAACTCTGTAGGGGGGGATGGTACCTGCCCATACAGGAACACAGGACCTCACTCTAATTCCGACCCATCATCCATATCCACAATACCTGGAGGCTTATTGTAGAACACTGGAGGCGGAGCCTTTGCACACAGATCTTCTGATTGGGTGAACTCCTCCTCCTGTGATTGGCTGAAGTACCCCTCACTGGCCTGTAGGAGAAAAGCATCAGGTCACTGTGGCCCCACCCAGCAAGACCAAAGCTGACCTACCAGGCCCTGAGCCCGTTGCCCAGGCAACCAGTGATTCCATGGTTGCCAAGGAAACAGATACCTGCCTTGGGAACAAAAGCAGAGTGGGCCCTGGGAAGGGGAATGGAATAAAGCTTCCCCCTAATAATGTGGGTCACAGAGGAGGGTAAGGCTGCAAGCCTGAAACACAGGGTTAGCCCCCCAGCTCCACCGACTTCCAACCCTCCCACCAGGCTGTCCTGACCTACCTGAGTCCCTTCCTTCTGGGTCGTCTCACCATTGGTCAGCAGGTGGGGCTCAGGCTCTGGCTCCGGCTCCTGATCCAGCTCCTCCAGAGCAGAAGGCAGAGTTGGGGCCTGAGGGGCAGCCAGGGGCTCCCCTTCTACTTCTGCCTCTGGGTCACAGAAGGTGGCTGGTGGCTCAGGCAGCTCATCAAAATTGAGGAGGTTGGCACAGACTTCACCTGTTGGCGGCACTGGTTCCTGAGCCCCCTCATCCAGCAGGGGCACCTCTGCCAGAGTGACCTCAGCACCTAATGGTGCTGTGGGGGACCTAGGCTCAGCCTGGGGTGTGGAGGTGCCATCCCCATGGCCAGGCCATAGGTCTATGAGGCtagcgggggcaggggtggaggtgtTGGCAACAGCGGTGTTAGCAGCAGCAATGTTGGTTTCGACAGCAGCAGCTGCCAAGGTGTCGGCTGCAGTGGGGTCAGCTATGGCAGGCTCTAGTGGGGCAGCCAGGATGGCCTGCTCAGGAGCTGCCATGAATATGAAGTCCTCTATGGGGCTGCCTTGCCCCTGGGGAGGCTCCGGTGCCTGAGGGGGCTCCTCCACCAGGCTAGCCCAGGCCTGAGGGGCTGCTTCGCTGGCCTCCTTGATGGTCACTTcactgtccaggcaggggccaggctccTGGGTCCCTGTTACAGCACACACGGAGGAGACAGAGGTGACCAGCTCCACCAGAGAAGGCCCTGTGCAGCCACCCTACTGACCCTGCCTGTGCACTGGAGAGCTGGCGACCTCCCGGAAGGAAGGCCTCCCCCAACAGCTCCATGCAAAGTGCCCCTGGGCCCCGATGCCCCTTTACCTAGTGTCTGTACGCCACTCAGCAGTCTTGGGAGGAAGGCCCGATTCCCACTCCACGagagacactgaggctcagagggcagATCTTACTGCCACAGCAGGGCTCCTCCCTGCCACAGCCACCTCCAGGGCAGTGCAGTCTGGGTGGCTCAGGTCCCTGGGGAGTTGTTACCATGGCCACTGGGGGTTCCCAGCACAGAGACTGGTGAGAGGCCTCATAGGGCTGGGGCCCCTCACTCACCTtgggttggtgggggtgggggtggcagtggtggtggctgCGAGGACGTGACCTCATCCAGGGCCCGTTCGATCTGCTCAGAGACAGGGGTGGAGGCTGTGCTAGAGTCAGATGGGCTCCgggtggggatgggtgtgggCGCCATCCTCCGGTGGCTGTCCAGGTGGCTGCCTGTGGAACAAACCCCCACACTGGTCAGTGAGGGCCGGGAAGCCAGGTGAGCACAGGACTGTACACCTTGGGGCCTGGCCAGCATCTCTTCTCTGGAgtctgggtgggggctgggagctccCCAGGCCCCACAGGGGCCAGACCACAACTCCAGACCCTGTAAGCCAGGACCCTGGGGGCCAGTGCCCCTTCGGGGCCAGGGAAAGAGGCAGGCAGTACCTGCTCTGGGGACAGACACCAGAGAGCAGCAGTCAGGCTGGGGAGTgagggcaggggtgctgctgGGAAGCGGGGCCCTCCTTACCCCCCTGCCGAGGCTGCTACCTacatgggagggaggaagagaggtttGGGGTGCGGTGACAGGTGATATAGGGAAAGGGAGTccgtggaggggaggaggaggaagaggaggaggaggaaggcccaCTGTCCGATGCCTTTATGAAAGGGCAGTACGGACGACCTGccgagagagacagacagagagagagagacagaggacaaGAGAGGGtcagtctcccccacccccaccctgaggccTCACCCGCCCCCACATCTGGCCCTGGGTGTCCAAGCTGCCTTCGGCCAGGGTGCACATACAGCCAAGCTGGGCTGCAGCCTCAAGCTGTCCGGTGACACCCACCAGCACCAGCCACGCACAGCAGGGAGCCCACCCACTGCAGCCAGCCTTGGCAAAGCACACACCCGGCgtggccagccccacccctgcagccccagcacagGCCAAGCACGCGCAGGGCCAAACACTCAGACCAGCCAACAGGGAGCAGAAGGGTGCTTCCGGCAGGGGGAAGCTGCAAGGAGAACCCCGACAGAGAGACTGGGTGCAGGCTCCAGGGCCAGGGTGCCAGCCCACCTCACATGCAGCATAGTCCTCAGGCAGGGGCTGGCTCAACCCCAGCAGGTCCGCTCTCTACAGTCAGGAGTGCCTTAGCTGAAGCCAGAGCTGCCCGGGGGGCCTCTAGCACTGCCCCCATTCAGCCAAACGTGCGCACCAACCGCCCTCTGCGAGCCTTCCCGGTCCCAGGAGGCAAGGGGTAAGCACACGTGACGAACAACCTTGTCTTCTCCGAGGTCCCTGGGCAAGGCCTCCCTTCCAAAAAAGAGCGCCAAAGAGGCTTGGGGCCAAAACCTGAGGAGTGACAGTCAGGTCGGGGGGGACCTGGGACTACCTGGTCGGTGGCCGAAGGGTGAGGGCACATCACAGCTGCCCGCAGAGGCTGATGCGACTCGTTCCTGCTGCTTGAAGAACTCCCGTGGGTTGTCAGGCCGCTGGGCGATAATGGCCGCTGCCTCCTGGGGGCATGAGGAGGGAATCAGGGCCCGGCCAAGG
The genomic region above belongs to Phyllostomus discolor isolate MPI-MPIP mPhyDis1 chromosome 13, mPhyDis1.pri.v3, whole genome shotgun sequence and contains:
- the DBN1 gene encoding drebrin isoform X2, whose product is MAGVSFSGHRLELLAAYEEVIREESAADWALYTYEDGSDDLKLAASGDGGLQELSGHFENQKVMYGFCSVKDSQAALPKYVLINWVGEDVPDARKCACASHVAKVAEFFQGVDVIVNASSVEDIDAGAIGQRLSNGLARLSSPVLHRLRLREDENTEPVGTTYQKTDAAVEMKRINREQFWEQAKKEEELRKEEERKKALDERLRFEQERMEQERQEQEERERRYREREQQIEEHRRKQQTLEAEEAKRRLKEQSIFGDQQDEEEETQMKKSESEVEEAAAIIAQRPDNPREFFKQQERVASASAGSCDVPSPFGHRPGRPYCPFIKASDSGPSSSSSSSSSPPRTPFPYITCHRTPNLSSSLPCSHLDSHRRMAPTPIPTRSPSDSSTASTPVSEQIERALDEVTSSQPPPLPPPPPPTQAGTQEPGPCLDSEVTIKEASEAAPQAWASLVEEPPQAPEPPQGQGSPIEDFIFMAAPEQAILAAPLEPAIADPTAADTLAAAAVETNIAAANTAVANTSTPAPASLIDLWPGHGDGTSTPQAEPRSPTAPLGAEVTLAEVPLLDEGAQEPVPPTGEVCANLLNFDELPEPPATFCDPEAEVEGEPLAAPQAPTLPSALEELDQEPEPEPEPHLLTNGETTQKEGTQASEGYFSQSQEEEFTQSEDLCAKAPPPVFYNKPPEIDITCWDADPVPEEEEGFEGGD
- the DBN1 gene encoding drebrin isoform X7; translated protein: MYGFCSVKDSQAALPKYVLINWVGEDVPDARKCACASHVAKVAEFFQGVDVIVNASSVEDIDAGAIGQRLSNGLARLSSPVLHRLRLREDENTEPVVSGTTYQKTDAAVEMKRINREQFWEQAKKEEELRKEEERKKALDERLRFEQERMEQERQEQEERERRYREREQQIEEHRRKQQTLEAEEAKRRLKEQSIFGDQQDEEEETQMKKSESEVEEAAAIIAQRPDNPREFFKQQERVASASAGSCDVPSPFGHRPGRPYCPFIKASDSGPSSSSSSSSSPPRTPFPYITCHRTPNLSSSLPCSHLDSHRRMAPTPIPTRSPSDSSTASTPVSEQIERALDEVTSSQPPPLPPPPPPTQAGTQEPGPCLDSEVTIKEASEAAPQAWASLVEEPPQAPEPPQGQGSPIEDFIFMAAPEQAILAAPLEPAIADPTAADTLAAAAVETNIAAANTAVANTSTPAPASLIDLWPGHGDGTSTPQAEPRSPTAPLGAEVTLAEVPLLDEGAQEPVPPTGEVCANLLNFDELPEPPATFCDPEAEVEGEPLAAPQAPTLPSALEELDQEPEPEPEPHLLTNGETTQKEGTQASEGYFSQSQEEEFTQSEDLCAKAPPPVFYNKPPEIDITCWDADPVPEEEEGFEGGD
- the DBN1 gene encoding drebrin isoform X4; this translates as MAGVSFSGHRLELLAAYEEVIREESAADWALYTYEDGSDDLKLAASGDGGLQELSGHFENQKVMYGFCSVKDSQAALPKYVLINWVGEDVPDARKCACASHVAKVAEFFQGVDVIVNASSVEDIDAGAIGQRLSNGLARLSSPVLHRLRLREDENTEPVVSGTTYQKTDAAVEMKRINREQFWEQAKKEEELRKEEERKKALDERLRFEQERMEQERQEQEERERRYREREQQIEEHRRKQQTLEAEEAKRRLKEQSIFGDQQDEEEETQMKKSESEVEEAAAIIAQRPDNPREFFKQQERVASASAGSCDVPSPFGHRPGSHLDSHRRMAPTPIPTRSPSDSSTASTPVSEQIERALDEVTSSQPPPLPPPPPPTQAGTQEPGPCLDSEVTIKEASEAAPQAWASLVEEPPQAPEPPQGQGSPIEDFIFMAAPEQAILAAPLEPAIADPTAADTLAAAAVETNIAAANTAVANTSTPAPASLIDLWPGHGDGTSTPQAEPRSPTAPLGAEVTLAEVPLLDEGAQEPVPPTGEVCANLLNFDELPEPPATFCDPEAEVEGEPLAAPQAPTLPSALEELDQEPEPEPEPHLLTNGETTQKEGTQASEGYFSQSQEEEFTQSEDLCAKAPPPVFYNKPPEIDITCWDADPVPEEEEGFEGGD
- the DBN1 gene encoding drebrin isoform X9 — encoded protein: MYGFCSVKDSQAALPKYVLINWVGEDVPDARKCACASHVAKVAEFFQGVDVIVNASSVEDIDAGAIGQRLSNGLARLSSPVLHRLRLREDENTEPVGTTYQKTDAAVEMKRINREQFWEQAKKEEELRKEEERKKALDERLRFEQERMEQERQEQEERERRYREREQQIEEHRRKQQTLEAEEAKRRLKEQSIFGDQQDEEEETQMKKSESEVEEAAAIIAQRPDNPREFFKQQERVASASAGSCDVPSPFGHRPGSHLDSHRRMAPTPIPTRSPSDSSTASTPVSEQIERALDEVTSSQPPPLPPPPPPTQGTQEPGPCLDSEVTIKEASEAAPQAWASLVEEPPQAPEPPQGQGSPIEDFIFMAAPEQAILAAPLEPAIADPTAADTLAAAAVETNIAAANTAVANTSTPAPASLIDLWPGHGDGTSTPQAEPRSPTAPLGAEVTLAEVPLLDEGAQEPVPPTGEVCANLLNFDELPEPPATFCDPEAEVEGEPLAAPQAPTLPSALEELDQEPEPEPEPHLLTNGETTQKEGTQASEGYFSQSQEEEFTQSEDLCAKAPPPVFYNKPPEIDITCWDADPVPEEEEGFEGGD
- the DBN1 gene encoding drebrin isoform X10; the protein is MAGVSFSGHRLELLAAYEEVIREESAADWALYTYEDGSDDLKLAASGDGGLQELSGHFENQKVMYGFCSVKDSQAALPKYVLINWVGEDVPDARKCACASHVAKVAEFFQGVDVIVNASSVEDIDAGAIGQRLSNGLARLSSPVLHRLRLREDENTEPVVSGTTYQKTDAAVEMKRINREQFWEQAKKEEELRKEEERKKALDERLRFEQERMEQERQEQEERERRYREREQQIEEHRRKQQTLEAEEAKRRLKEQSIFGDQQDEEEETQMKKSESEVEEAAAIIAQRPDNPREFFKQQERVASASAGSCDVPSPFGHRPGRPYCPFIKASDSGPSSSSSSSSSPPRTPFPYITCHRTPNLSSSLPCSHLDSHRRMAPTPIPTRSPSDSSTASTPVSEQIERALDEVTSSQPPPLPPPPPPTQAGTQEPGPCLDSEVTIKEASEAAPQAWASLVEEPPQAPEPPQGQGSPIEDFIFMAAPEQAILAAPLEPAIADPTAADTLAAAAVETNIAAANTAVANTSTPAPASLIDLWPGHGDGTSTPQAEPRSPTAPLGAEVTLAEVPLLDEGAQEPVPPTGEVCANLLNFDELPEPPATFCDPEAEVEGEPLAAPQAPTLPSALEELDQEPEPEPEPHLLTNGETTQKEGTQASEGYFSQSQEEEFTQSEDLCAKAPPPVFYNKPPEIDITCWDADPVPEEEEGFEGGD
- the DBN1 gene encoding drebrin isoform X6, with product MAGVSFSGHRLELLAAYEEVIREESAADWALYTYEDGSDDLKLAASGDGGLQELSGHFENQKVMYGFCSVKDSQAALPKYVLINWVGEDVPDARKCACASHVAKVAEFFQGVDVIVNASSVEDIDAGAIGQRLSNGLARLSSPVLHRLRLREDENTEPVGTTYQKTDAAVEMKRINREQFWEQAKKEEELRKEEERKKALDERLRFEQERMEQERQEQEERERRYREREQQIEEHRRKQQTLEAEEAKRRLKEQSIFGDQQDEEEETQMKKSESEVEEAAAIIAQRPDNPREFFKQQERVASASAGSCDVPSPFGHRPGSHLDSHRRMAPTPIPTRSPSDSSTASTPVSEQIERALDEVTSSQPPPLPPPPPPTQGTQEPGPCLDSEVTIKEASEAAPQAWASLVEEPPQAPEPPQGQGSPIEDFIFMAAPEQAILAAPLEPAIADPTAADTLAAAAVETNIAAANTAVANTSTPAPASLIDLWPGHGDGTSTPQAEPRSPTAPLGAEVTLAEVPLLDEGAQEPVPPTGEVCANLLNFDELPEPPATFCDPEAEVEGEPLAAPQAPTLPSALEELDQEPEPEPEPHLLTNGETTQKEGTQASEGYFSQSQEEEFTQSEDLCAKAPPPVFYNKPPEIDITCWDADPVPEEEEGFEGGD